The following coding sequences are from one Formosa haliotis window:
- the cobA gene encoding uroporphyrinogen-III C-methyltransferase, with product MQTTNNIPKLSVVGAGPGDPDLISLKAIKAIESADVILYDALINVDLLKYASTTTEVIFVGKRKGCYAYQQEQINELIVQRARSFGHVVRLKGGDPFVFGRGAEEIEYAKLNGLKVDVIPGMSSALSVPTSQGIPLTKRGVSQSFWVITGTTKNHEISSDIALAAKSSATVVILMGMSKLPEIVQLFVNENKHELPIAVIQNGTYANEKIGVGTINSIQDVVANQGLSAPAIIVIGEVVNERMALDRIKTELHALKPAL from the coding sequence ATGCAAACAACTAACAACATACCAAAATTATCGGTAGTAGGTGCAGGTCCGGGAGATCCAGATTTAATATCGCTTAAAGCAATTAAAGCCATAGAATCTGCAGATGTTATCCTGTACGACGCACTTATAAATGTTGACTTACTTAAATACGCTTCAACCACTACAGAAGTTATTTTTGTCGGGAAACGCAAAGGATGTTACGCATATCAACAAGAACAAATTAATGAGCTTATTGTACAGCGTGCAAGAAGCTTTGGGCATGTGGTTCGCTTAAAAGGCGGAGACCCTTTTGTTTTTGGACGTGGTGCAGAAGAAATCGAGTATGCAAAATTAAATGGTCTTAAAGTCGATGTTATTCCAGGAATGTCATCTGCTTTATCGGTACCAACAAGTCAAGGTATTCCGTTAACCAAGCGGGGTGTTTCCCAAAGTTTTTGGGTGATTACAGGAACCACTAAAAACCATGAAATCTCTAGCGATATCGCTTTAGCAGCCAAATCGTCTGCAACAGTTGTTATCTTAATGGGAATGAGTAAACTGCCAGAAATTGTTCAATTATTCGTAAACGAAAATAAACATGAACTTCCTATAGCAGTAATACAAAACGGAACCTATGCCAACGAAAAGATAGGAGTTGGTACCATTAATTCTATTCAAGATGTTGTTGCTAACCAAGGTTTAAGCGCTCCAGCCATTATTGTTATTGGAGAGGTGGTTAACGAGCGCATGGCATTAGATCGAATTAAAACAGAGTTACACGCGTTAAAACCCGCGTTATAA
- a CDS encoding O-acetylhomoserine aminocarboxypropyltransferase/cysteine synthase family protein — protein sequence MSTQKFATQALHAGHDVTKNAGTRAVPIYQTSSYVFENSDHAANLFALSEPGYIYTRLNNPTNDVLEQRLATIEGGLAAVVTASGASAITTALLTLLRAGDHIVASSSLYGGTYNLLAVTLPRHGVTTTFVDPSDAENFQAAIQDNTRAVFIESLGNPKLDVLDIEAIAKVSKANNIPLIVDNTVASPALLNPIKYGANIVIHSLTKYINGNGTSLGGVIIDAGTFNWANGKFPEFTEPSAGYHGLVYSEVLKEAAFIAKVRIEGLRDYGSALSPFNAFQIIQGLETLEIRIKKHSENALALAQWLEGLDEIAWVNYPGLESSKYKTLADKYLPKGQSGLVTFGHKGGFEAAKIIQNNTKLFSLLANIGDTKSLIIHPSSTTHQQLDEAAQNASGVTTDLIRLSAGIEDLEDLKADLTQAFAAIKNV from the coding sequence ATGAGTACTCAAAAATTCGCAACTCAAGCGTTGCACGCAGGCCACGACGTAACTAAAAACGCAGGTACACGAGCCGTGCCAATTTACCAAACATCATCGTATGTGTTCGAAAACTCAGACCATGCAGCCAACTTATTTGCTTTGTCAGAACCAGGTTACATTTACACGCGACTTAACAACCCAACAAACGATGTGCTAGAACAACGTTTGGCAACTATCGAAGGTGGTTTAGCAGCAGTGGTTACGGCATCGGGAGCTTCGGCAATTACAACAGCATTATTAACTCTATTACGCGCAGGCGATCATATTGTCGCGTCTAGTAGTTTGTATGGCGGAACCTATAATTTACTAGCGGTAACTTTGCCAAGACATGGTGTTACTACAACATTTGTAGATCCTTCAGACGCTGAAAATTTTCAAGCAGCTATTCAAGACAATACTAGAGCTGTGTTTATCGAATCTTTAGGAAATCCGAAACTTGATGTTTTAGATATCGAAGCCATTGCTAAAGTTTCAAAAGCAAATAACATTCCTTTAATTGTAGATAATACGGTAGCTTCACCTGCCTTATTAAACCCTATAAAATATGGTGCTAATATTGTAATTCATTCCTTAACTAAATATATTAATGGTAACGGAACTAGTTTAGGAGGAGTCATTATCGATGCAGGAACTTTTAATTGGGCAAATGGAAAATTTCCTGAGTTTACAGAGCCTTCGGCGGGGTATCACGGTTTAGTGTATAGCGAGGTTTTAAAAGAAGCAGCATTTATTGCTAAAGTAAGAATTGAAGGGTTACGCGATTATGGAAGTGCCTTGAGTCCGTTTAATGCGTTTCAAATTATTCAAGGTTTAGAGACTTTAGAAATTAGAATTAAAAAACATAGTGAAAATGCTTTAGCATTAGCACAGTGGTTAGAAGGTTTAGACGAGATTGCTTGGGTAAATTATCCAGGTTTAGAAAGTAGTAAATATAAAACCTTAGCCGATAAATACCTTCCGAAAGGACAAAGCGGATTAGTAACTTTTGGACATAAAGGAGGTTTTGAGGCCGCTAAAATTATTCAGAATAACACCAAATTGTTCTCACTTTTAGCGAATATTGGCGATACTAAATCTTTAATTATTCATCCTTCTAGTACAACACATCAGCAGTTAGACGAAGCTGCCCAAAACGCTTCTGGAGTAACTACCGATTTAATTCGTTTGTCTGCAGGAATAGAGGATTTAGAAGATTTAAAAGCCGATTTAACACAGGCTTTTGCAGCCATTAAAAACGTCTAA
- a CDS encoding HEPN domain-containing protein encodes MQSFRSEIENPVVEKDIIELEKKIRLFKEGSLTDESFRSLRLARGIYGQRQEGVQMIRIKLPYGKVTSNQLFRISDVSDRFSTGRLHITTRQDIQIHYVSIDDTPELWSQLEQDDITLREACGNTVRNVTASETAGIDVNEPFDVTPYAHATFQFFLRNPICQEMGRKFKISFSSSDADTALSYIHDLGFIPKINDGERGFKVLLGGGLGSQPRNADVIYEFLPTYKIIPLIESVLRIFDRHGERARRMKARMKFLIKDEGLDKFLELVEAEQKALSVKEFHIEAEDAVIQFPNVEVPTVNIADENAYNTWRALNVIPQKQDGLYAIGIKVKLGDFYTDKARKLAALIRDYAADELRFSLRQNILIRHVKEELLPFFYQELKALDFTDAGYNATTDITACPGTDTCNLGIASSTGMADELERVLTAEYPQYINNQDIAIKISGCMNACGQHNMAHIGFQGMSIRTKDKLVAPAVQVLLGGGVLGNGDGRFADKVIKLPSKRGPQALRLILDDFEANGNPGESFLEYYDRREGQKYFYNFLVALSDTDNLQPSDFLDWGTNEEYKQEVGVGECAGVVIDLVATLLLEAKEKLDKAEEVFENSTQWADAIYFAYTANVNAAKALLLSENVKTNSQANIIKLFDETFIETNKITLSTEQSFSDFVYEINKNEPSKEFATTYINQTKAFFNTIDVFRSRELVYANN; translated from the coding sequence ATGCAAAGTTTTAGATCAGAAATAGAGAATCCTGTAGTAGAGAAGGATATTATTGAATTAGAGAAAAAAATTCGCTTATTCAAGGAAGGAAGTCTTACCGATGAAAGTTTTAGAAGCTTACGTTTAGCTCGTGGAATATACGGTCAGCGTCAAGAAGGCGTACAAATGATTCGTATTAAACTACCTTACGGAAAAGTAACGTCTAACCAATTGTTTAGAATCTCTGATGTATCCGACCGTTTTTCAACAGGAAGATTACATATTACAACACGTCAAGATATACAAATTCATTATGTAAGTATTGACGATACACCAGAACTATGGTCGCAATTAGAGCAAGACGATATTACTTTGCGTGAAGCCTGTGGTAATACAGTAAGAAATGTAACAGCAAGTGAAACAGCAGGTATCGACGTTAACGAGCCTTTCGATGTTACGCCGTATGCCCATGCTACATTTCAATTCTTTTTACGTAACCCAATTTGTCAAGAAATGGGACGTAAATTTAAAATCTCGTTTTCATCTTCAGATGCAGATACGGCTTTAAGCTATATACACGATTTAGGATTTATTCCTAAAATTAATGATGGTGAACGCGGATTTAAAGTTTTGCTAGGAGGAGGTTTAGGATCTCAGCCAAGAAATGCAGATGTGATTTATGAGTTCTTACCAACCTATAAAATTATTCCTTTAATAGAAAGTGTATTACGTATTTTCGATCGTCATGGTGAACGTGCAAGACGTATGAAAGCGCGTATGAAATTCTTAATTAAGGATGAAGGTTTAGATAAATTTTTAGAATTAGTTGAAGCTGAGCAAAAAGCCTTATCGGTAAAAGAATTTCATATTGAAGCAGAAGATGCCGTAATTCAATTTCCAAATGTCGAAGTGCCAACTGTAAATATAGCAGACGAGAATGCTTATAATACGTGGAGAGCTTTAAATGTAATTCCGCAAAAACAAGACGGTTTATATGCTATTGGAATTAAAGTAAAATTAGGTGATTTTTATACCGATAAAGCTAGAAAATTAGCAGCTTTAATTAGAGATTATGCTGCAGATGAATTACGCTTTTCTTTAAGACAAAACATTTTAATTCGTCACGTAAAAGAAGAATTATTACCATTCTTTTATCAAGAATTAAAAGCTTTAGACTTTACAGATGCCGGATATAATGCAACTACAGATATTACTGCTTGTCCAGGAACAGATACTTGTAACTTAGGAATTGCGAGTAGTACGGGAATGGCCGATGAGTTAGAGCGTGTGTTAACAGCAGAATATCCGCAATACATCAACAATCAAGATATTGCTATTAAAATTAGTGGATGTATGAATGCTTGTGGGCAACACAATATGGCCCACATTGGTTTTCAAGGGATGTCTATTCGAACTAAAGATAAATTAGTTGCCCCAGCCGTACAAGTGTTACTTGGTGGTGGTGTTTTAGGAAATGGAGATGGACGTTTTGCAGATAAAGTAATTAAGTTACCGTCTAAAAGAGGACCGCAAGCTTTACGTTTAATTTTAGATGATTTTGAAGCTAACGGAAATCCAGGCGAATCGTTTTTAGAGTATTACGATCGTCGTGAAGGCCAAAAGTATTTTTACAATTTCTTAGTAGCCTTGTCTGATACAGATAATTTACAACCAAGCGATTTTCTTGATTGGGGAACGAATGAAGAGTACAAGCAAGAAGTAGGAGTAGGGGAATGTGCAGGTGTTGTTATTGATTTAGTAGCTACTTTATTACTTGAGGCTAAAGAAAAATTAGATAAAGCTGAAGAAGTTTTTGAAAATTCTACCCAATGGGCAGACGCCATTTACTTTGCATACACGGCGAATGTAAATGCAGCAAAAGCCTTATTGCTTTCAGAAAATGTGAAAACCAATTCTCAAGCTAATATTATAAAATTATTCGATGAGACTTTTATAGAAACTAATAAAATAACCTTATCAACAGAACAAAGTTTTTCAGATTTCGTATACGAAATCAATAAAAACGAACCAAGCAAAGAATTTGCAACCACATATATTAACCAAACCAAAGCTTTCTTTAACACCATTGACGTTTTTAGATCACGTGAATTAGTCTATGCAAACAACTAA
- a CDS encoding NAD(P)/FAD-dependent oxidoreductase has protein sequence MIKTDILIIGAGPTGLFTVFEAGLLKLKCHLIDALPQAGGQCSELYPKKPIYDIPGFPEILAGDLTTNLLEQGKQFEPGFTLGERAETIEKQDDGSFIVTTNKGTKHQAPVVAIAGGLGSFEPRKPLIENIEKYEDHGVDYFIKDPEKYRNKRVVISGGGDSALDWSIFLADIASEVTLIHRRNEFRGALDSVEKVQELKLLGKINLVTPAEVTGVLGDDHIEGVTVTKGEEEFQIDTDFFIPLFGLSPKLGPIGNWGLEIVKNAIKVDTVDYQTNIPGIFAIGDVNTYEGKLKLILCGFHEATLMCQSAYKIINPGKKYVLKYTTVSGIDGFDGSRKEAPKAVVQAIV, from the coding sequence ATGATAAAAACAGATATACTAATAATAGGAGCAGGACCGACAGGATTATTCACTGTTTTTGAAGCAGGATTATTAAAGTTGAAATGTCATTTAATTGATGCTTTACCACAAGCTGGTGGGCAATGTTCAGAACTTTATCCTAAAAAACCGATATACGACATTCCTGGATTTCCAGAAATTTTAGCAGGAGATCTTACAACAAATTTGTTGGAGCAAGGAAAACAGTTTGAGCCTGGATTTACTTTAGGCGAACGTGCAGAAACTATAGAGAAACAAGACGATGGATCTTTCATTGTAACTACAAATAAAGGAACAAAACATCAAGCTCCAGTTGTGGCTATTGCTGGTGGATTAGGGTCTTTCGAGCCTAGAAAACCATTAATAGAAAACATTGAAAAATACGAAGACCACGGGGTAGATTACTTTATTAAAGATCCAGAAAAATATAGAAATAAACGTGTGGTTATTTCTGGAGGAGGAGATTCGGCACTAGATTGGAGTATCTTCTTAGCCGATATCGCTTCAGAAGTAACACTTATTCACAGACGTAACGAATTCCGTGGTGCCTTAGATTCAGTAGAAAAAGTGCAAGAATTAAAATTACTTGGAAAGATTAATTTAGTTACACCGGCAGAAGTTACAGGTGTGTTAGGAGACGATCATATCGAAGGGGTTACAGTTACTAAAGGAGAGGAAGAATTTCAAATAGATACAGATTTCTTTATACCATTATTCGGGTTATCGCCAAAATTAGGCCCTATTGGAAATTGGGGACTAGAAATCGTGAAAAATGCGATTAAAGTAGATACTGTAGATTATCAAACAAATATTCCTGGAATCTTCGCAATAGGAGATGTAAACACTTACGAGGGCAAATTAAAACTAATTCTTTGTGGCTTCCATGAGGCAACTTTAATGTGTCAATCGGCTTATAAAATTATTAATCCAGGGAAGAAATATGTGCTAAAATATACAACAGTAAGTGGTATTGACGGATTCGACGGATCTAGAAAAGAAGCACCAAAGGCAGTTGTACAAGCCATAGTATAA
- the epsC gene encoding serine O-acetyltransferase EpsC: MIEDPKLQNKLVSKIYNVRLKDSIATFTKHLFYVMFDDEPASELQHLENLFLEMGRKLDIDNAFEIWETFKFNLPAIRRRLDLDAIAIEKNDPAAKSLEEVYLAYPGFYAIAIYRLSHDLLNFNVPIIPRMMSEYAHGVTGTDIHPGAQIGDSFFIDHATGIVIGETSVIKNNVKIYQGVTLGGVQVKKSLSATKRHPTIEDNVIIYANATILGGDVVIGADSIIGANVCVTVSIPENSIVTYQKEFNLRSRNDV, translated from the coding sequence ATGATAGAAGATCCAAAATTGCAAAATAAATTAGTTTCAAAAATCTATAATGTTCGTCTGAAAGATTCTATTGCAACCTTCACTAAGCATCTGTTTTATGTGATGTTTGATGATGAACCGGCTTCAGAATTACAACATTTAGAAAACCTGTTTTTAGAAATGGGTAGAAAATTAGACATCGATAATGCTTTCGAAATTTGGGAAACCTTCAAGTTTAATTTGCCAGCCATTAGACGGCGATTAGATTTAGACGCTATTGCTATCGAAAAAAACGATCCCGCAGCTAAAAGTTTAGAAGAAGTTTATTTGGCTTATCCCGGTTTTTATGCCATTGCCATTTACAGATTAAGTCATGATTTATTGAACTTTAACGTGCCAATAATTCCTAGAATGATGAGTGAATATGCGCATGGTGTTACCGGTACAGATATTCATCCAGGGGCACAAATAGGAGATTCCTTTTTTATAGATCACGCCACCGGAATTGTAATAGGAGAGACTTCGGTTATTAAAAATAATGTAAAAATCTATCAAGGGGTAACTTTAGGAGGCGTTCAGGTTAAAAAAAGTTTATCGGCCACCAAAAGGCACCCAACTATAGAAGATAATGTTATTATTTATGCGAATGCAACTATTTTAGGGGGAGATGTAGTTATTGGAGCCGATAGTATAATTGGAGCCAATGTATGTGTTACGGTATCTATCCCAGAAAATTCGATTGTAACTTATCAAAAGGAATTTAATTTAAGATCTAGAAATGATGTTTAA
- a CDS encoding trans-sulfuration enzyme family protein, whose amino-acid sequence MKENHFETEAIRTQTERSQFLEHSTPLYLSSSFVFEDAEDMRASFTEEKDRNIYSRFTNPNTSEFVEKVCKMEGAEAGYAFATGMSAVFSTFAALLNSGDHIVSASSVFGSTHTLFTKYLPKWNIETSYFNVKDVDKIESLIQPNTKILYAESPTNPAVDILDLEVLGNIAKKHNILLVIDNCFATPYLQQPITFGADIVIHSATKLMDGQGRVLGGVAVGRADLIREIYLFSRNTGPALSPFNAWVLSKSLETLSVRVDKHCENAVKVAEFLEGHENVSLVKYPFLKSHPQYDIAKKQMKLGGNIIAFEVKGGVEGGRAFLNKIKVLSLSANLGDTRTIVTHPASTTHSKLSTEDRMETGISDGLVRISVGLEHTDDIINDLNQALN is encoded by the coding sequence ATGAAAGAGAATCATTTTGAAACGGAAGCCATTAGAACACAAACAGAGCGTTCGCAATTTTTAGAACATTCAACACCACTTTATTTAAGTTCGAGTTTTGTGTTCGAAGATGCCGAAGATATGCGTGCGTCTTTTACGGAAGAAAAAGATAGAAATATTTATAGCCGTTTTACAAATCCGAATACCTCAGAATTTGTAGAAAAAGTGTGTAAAATGGAAGGTGCAGAGGCAGGTTATGCATTTGCAACGGGTATGTCTGCTGTATTTTCAACATTTGCGGCGTTATTAAATAGCGGCGATCATATCGTATCGGCAAGTTCTGTGTTTGGATCTACGCACACCTTGTTTACTAAATATCTTCCGAAGTGGAATATAGAAACCTCTTACTTTAATGTAAAAGATGTAGATAAGATAGAGAGCTTAATCCAGCCTAACACCAAAATTTTGTACGCCGAAAGTCCTACCAACCCTGCCGTGGATATTTTAGATTTGGAGGTTTTAGGAAATATTGCTAAAAAGCATAATATTTTATTGGTAATAGACAATTGTTTTGCGACACCGTATTTACAACAGCCTATAACGTTTGGAGCAGATATAGTGATTCATTCTGCAACAAAATTAATGGATGGTCAAGGTCGTGTTTTAGGAGGTGTAGCCGTAGGTCGTGCCGATTTAATTCGCGAAATCTACTTGTTTTCAAGAAATACTGGGCCTGCTTTATCGCCGTTTAATGCTTGGGTGTTATCTAAAAGTTTAGAAACTTTATCGGTTCGTGTCGATAAACATTGTGAAAATGCGGTAAAAGTAGCCGAGTTTTTAGAGGGGCATGAAAATGTGTCTTTAGTAAAATATCCGTTTTTAAAATCTCATCCACAGTACGATATTGCGAAAAAGCAAATGAAACTAGGTGGAAATATTATTGCTTTTGAAGTAAAAGGAGGTGTAGAAGGAGGCCGTGCCTTTTTAAATAAAATAAAAGTATTGTCTTTGTCTGCAAATTTAGGAGATACACGTACCATAGTTACGCACCCAGCCTCTACAACGCATAGTAAATTAAGCACGGAAGATAGAATGGAAACCGGAATATCTGATGGTTTAGTAAGAATTTCTGTAGGTTTAGAACATACAGATGATATTATTAACGATTTAAATCAGGCTTTAAATTAA
- the cysM gene encoding cysteine synthase CysM, giving the protein MMFKSESILDKIGNTPLVEVTRLTNKPNVRLFLKLEGNNPGGSVKDRAAFNMISEALKRGDIKEGDTLVEATSGNTGIALAFIAPLLGVNMVLIMPENSTEERIKTMRAYGAELILTPTEIGIEGARDLAIKLNKEKGYFLLNQFSNPDNWKAHYKTTGPEIWEATAGEISHFVSAMGTTGTIMGVSTFLKEKNKAITIVGAQPTDDAKIPGIRKWPEAYLPEIFDKSKVDQVVEVSEQEAKAMTQRLAREVGIFGGMSSGGAVASALKVIENLESGVVVAVICDRGDRYLSSPLFEN; this is encoded by the coding sequence ATGATGTTTAAATCTGAAAGTATTTTAGATAAAATAGGGAACACTCCTTTGGTAGAAGTTACGCGTTTAACTAACAAACCTAATGTTAGGTTATTTTTGAAATTGGAAGGAAATAATCCTGGAGGAAGTGTAAAAGATCGTGCGGCATTTAATATGATAAGCGAAGCTTTAAAACGCGGCGATATAAAAGAAGGCGATACCTTAGTGGAAGCCACTAGCGGAAATACAGGAATTGCTTTAGCATTTATAGCGCCCTTATTGGGTGTAAATATGGTATTAATTATGCCAGAAAACTCTACCGAAGAACGTATTAAAACGATGCGTGCTTACGGTGCAGAACTTATTTTAACGCCAACCGAAATTGGCATTGAAGGTGCTAGAGATTTGGCGATTAAATTAAATAAGGAGAAAGGCTACTTTTTATTAAATCAGTTTTCTAATCCAGATAACTGGAAGGCGCACTATAAAACTACAGGTCCAGAAATTTGGGAAGCCACAGCGGGCGAAATCTCTCATTTTGTATCGGCTATGGGCACTACGGGAACCATAATGGGGGTGTCTACATTTTTAAAAGAAAAAAATAAAGCCATTACTATAGTTGGAGCACAACCTACAGACGATGCTAAAATTCCGGGTATTCGTAAATGGCCTGAAGCCTATTTACCTGAGATTTTCGATAAATCTAAAGTCGATCAAGTTGTGGAAGTTAGCGAACAAGAAGCCAAAGCTATGACACAAAGACTAGCAAGAGAAGTTGGAATTTTTGGAGGTATGAGTAGTGGTGGTGCCGTTGCAAGCGCTTTAAAAGTTATAGAAAATTTAGAATCGGGAGTTGTGGTTGCAGTAATTTGCGATCGCGGCGATCGTTACTTATCTTCTCCTTTATTCGAGAATTAA
- a CDS encoding RrF2 family transcriptional regulator encodes MLSKKTKYGLKALIFLARQENSTPVQISVISKSENISQKFLESILLTLRKIGVLGSKKGKNGGYYLLKEPKDIKMSLVMRTLEGPIAMVPCVSLNFYEKCDDCPDETLCGVHTLMAEVRDKTLDIFNNKSLADLV; translated from the coding sequence ATGCTTTCAAAGAAAACCAAATACGGATTAAAAGCGCTTATCTTTTTAGCGCGTCAAGAAAACAGTACCCCTGTACAGATTAGTGTGATTTCTAAAAGTGAAAATATTTCACAAAAATTTTTAGAAAGTATTCTATTAACATTAAGAAAAATAGGGGTATTGGGTTCTAAAAAAGGTAAAAATGGAGGTTATTATCTGCTAAAAGAACCTAAAGATATTAAAATGTCTTTAGTGATGCGCACTCTTGAAGGACCTATTGCTATGGTACCTTGCGTAAGTTTAAACTTCTACGAAAAATGCGACGATTGCCCAGACGAAACCCTTTGTGGGGTTCATACTTTAATGGCCGAAGTGCGCGATAAAACACTTGATATATTCAATAACAAGTCGTTAGCTGATTTAGTGTAA
- a CDS encoding phosphoadenosine phosphosulfate reductase domain-containing protein, producing MLDSTIDISYWNKQLKDKTPQEIIEWAIALTDNRIVTTSFGVYSAVLLSTFAKQDKDIKVIWCDTLFNTPDTYEHANKLINTFNLNVEKYEPLLSKSVIDATIGIPDVTSPKHAEFTEVVKLEPFRRALAEQAPELWFTNIRVRQTEYRKSKDILSWSKEGILKVSPFYYWSDEDLDAYIEEHKLPKNQFYFDPTKALQNRECGIHFQ from the coding sequence ATGTTGGATAGTACAATAGATATTTCATATTGGAATAAACAATTAAAAGATAAAACCCCTCAAGAAATTATTGAATGGGCTATCGCTTTAACAGATAATAGAATAGTAACAACTAGTTTTGGAGTGTATTCGGCCGTGTTGCTAAGTACGTTTGCAAAACAAGATAAAGATATTAAGGTGATTTGGTGTGATACCTTATTTAATACACCAGATACTTACGAACATGCTAATAAATTAATAAATACATTCAATTTAAACGTTGAAAAATATGAGCCTTTGTTGAGTAAATCGGTAATTGATGCAACAATAGGAATCCCGGACGTAACCAGCCCAAAACATGCCGAATTTACAGAAGTTGTAAAGCTAGAGCCTTTTAGAAGAGCTCTAGCCGAGCAAGCTCCAGAGCTTTGGTTTACAAATATTCGTGTTAGACAAACCGAGTATAGAAAATCTAAAGATATTTTAAGCTGGAGTAAAGAAGGTATATTAAAGGTGAGTCCGTTTTATTATTGGTCAGATGAAGATTTAGATGCTTATATAGAAGAACATAAGCTTCCTAAAAACCAATTTTATTTTGACCCTACCAAGGCATTACAAAATCGAGAGTGTGGAATTCACTTTCAATAA
- a CDS encoding homocysteine S-methyltransferase family protein has translation MSNIYQAIQERILVLDGAMGTMLQRYNFSEEDFRGERFKDYPSPLKGNNDLLSLTQPQAIADIHRKYFEAGADIVETNTFSGTTIAMADYDMEDLVYELNFESARIAKQVAEELTKANPDKPLFVAGSIGPTNRTASLSPDVNRPEYRAVTFEELRKAYKQQTEALLDGGVDLLLVETIFDTLNAKAALFAIDQVQEERNLNIPIMVSGTITDASGRTLSGQTVEAFLMSISHIPLLSVGFNCALGADQLQPYLQRLSNETEFYTSAHPNAGLPNAFGEYDQTAEQMQELIESYLKENIINIIGGCCGTTPEHIKLIAEVAAKYKPRQAAVSI, from the coding sequence ATGTCAAATATTTATCAAGCCATACAAGAGCGTATTTTAGTACTAGACGGTGCTATGGGTACCATGTTGCAGCGTTATAATTTTTCTGAAGAAGATTTTAGAGGCGAACGCTTTAAAGATTATCCGTCGCCATTAAAGGGAAATAACGATTTACTGTCCTTAACCCAGCCACAAGCTATTGCCGATATTCATCGCAAATATTTTGAAGCCGGCGCCGATATTGTAGAAACCAATACCTTTTCGGGAACAACTATTGCTATGGCCGATTACGATATGGAAGATTTGGTTTACGAACTTAATTTTGAATCGGCTAGAATTGCTAAGCAAGTGGCCGAGGAACTAACAAAAGCAAATCCAGATAAACCTCTTTTTGTAGCCGGAAGTATCGGGCCTACAAACCGAACAGCAAGTTTGTCTCCAGATGTAAACCGTCCGGAATATCGCGCGGTAACTTTCGAAGAATTACGTAAAGCTTACAAACAACAAACAGAAGCTTTGTTAGATGGCGGTGTAGATTTACTATTGGTAGAAACTATTTTCGATACTTTAAATGCCAAAGCAGCGTTGTTTGCTATAGATCAGGTTCAGGAAGAACGCAATCTTAACATTCCTATTATGGTGTCTGGTACCATTACAGATGCTTCGGGTCGTACCTTATCTGGGCAAACGGTTGAAGCTTTTTTAATGTCTATATCTCACATTCCGTTATTAAGTGTAGGTTTTAATTGTGCTCTTGGTGCCGATCAATTACAACCGTATTTGCAACGTTTATCTAATGAAACAGAATTTTATACGTCTGCACATCCTAACGCGGGATTGCCAAATGCTTTTGGTGAATACGACCAAACTGCGGAGCAAATGCAAGAACTTATAGAAAGCTATTTAAAAGAAAATATCATCAATATTATTGGTGGGTGCTGCGGTACAACACCAGAGCATATTAAATTAATTGCAGAAGTTGCTGCAAAATATAAGCCAAGACAAGCTGCAGTTAGTATTTAG
- a CDS encoding four helix bundle protein, translating to MNYTELDVWKQARVMVKMIYKLTKSFRPEELYGLTNQLRRCVVSVPSNIAEGVGRQSQKETIHFLYIAKGSINEVETQLYLSFDLGYISEDDLKHNIDKLIINKKLLNGFINYYKKL from the coding sequence ATGAATTATACAGAATTAGATGTATGGAAACAGGCTAGAGTGATGGTGAAAATGATTTATAAATTAACGAAATCATTTCGGCCAGAAGAACTTTACGGTTTGACAAATCAGCTAAGGAGATGTGTAGTTTCGGTTCCTTCAAACATAGCAGAAGGTGTAGGAAGACAATCGCAAAAAGAAACGATTCATTTTTTATACATTGCAAAAGGGTCTATTAATGAAGTTGAAACCCAATTATATTTATCTTTTGATTTAGGATATATTTCAGAAGACGATTTAAAACACAATATTGATAAATTGATTATTAATAAAAAACTGCTTAACGGTTTTATTAATTATTATAAAAAGTTATGA